The Magnetococcales bacterium nucleotide sequence GATGCAGGAATTGGTCGAATGGACCGACACGGCCTTGATCGACAAGCGCTTCCATCCACTTTTGACGATTGCCAACTTTATTTTTGAATTTTTGGCCATCCATCCATTTCAGGATGGCAATGGCCGCTGCAGCCGCATTTTGACCAACCTGCTGCTTCTACAAAATGGCTACAGCTTTGTTCCCTATGTTTCCCATGAAAAAATCATTGAGGAGAACAAAACAGAATACTATTTGGCCCTGAAGAAGAGTACCAGCAGCTGGAAAACCGAACAGGAAGATATCTCCCCCTGGATTCTGTTTTTCTTCAAAGCTCTCCGATCTCAAGGTCTGAAAGCCAGGGAATTGACCCTGAAAGAAGACCCCGGCCTGTTCCTCTCCGCCAACCAGGAGGCTGTTTGGAAATTGTTTCAGGAGGAAAAAGAGTTGAGCCGCAAAGCCATCAGCGAAAAGAGCGGAATTGGTCTGAAAACAGTCGAAAAAATCACCAAAAAACTGGTGGAGATGAAAAAAATCCAGAAACTGGGAGCCGGTCGCGGAACGCGATACCGGCTTGTGAGTTAATCAGACACCATAGACTTGGTGACGACAGCACAAGGGAAACAGAAAAA carries:
- a CDS encoding Fic family protein, which gives rise to MIQQRFDRRLTLPPEKAQEILTLIGEIDECKGYWRAFTQLSPQFLNQLKKTVIVSSSGASTRIEGSHLSDDEVEELLKTANIRRLVTRDEQEVAGYLELIQEVFTAWEGIRFSENTIKHFHQILLAYSDKDDRHKGVYKFGSNRVEALDEDGKVIGIVFDPTPPHLVPKEMQELVEWTDTALIDKRFHPLLTIANFIFEFLAIHPFQDGNGRCSRILTNLLLLQNGYSFVPYVSHEKIIEENKTEYYLALKKSTSSWKTEQEDISPWILFFFKALRSQGLKARELTLKEDPGLFLSANQEAVWKLFQEEKELSRKAISEKSGIGLKTVEKITKKLVEMKKIQKLGAGRGTRYRLVS